Below is a genomic region from Acidobacteriota bacterium.
GCGAAGTCCCGCACGGGCTTCTCGTCCGCCAGGCTCCCGTCGGCGTTCGTGTCCACGACGGCCAGCCAGGGGGCGTCCGCCGCCTTGGACTCGGGAAAGGCCACCATGCCGTACACGTCGTCCTTCGACCCGTTTCCGTTCAGGTCCCCGTCCCGGGCGTCGCTGTTCTTGAGGTCCTCTTCCTTGAAGTACGCCACGTACAGGTCCTTCTCGGAAGGGGGCTTGAGACCGAGGCTCTCGAAGCCGTAGAGCCACTTCCCGTCCTTGGCCCTCAGCGCCTTCCCGTTCGCGTCCTGGCCCGCCTCGGCGCGTTCGAGGGAGACCTTGCGGTTTTCGAGGAAGATCCGCGCGTCGAGGATTTTGGGCTTTCCGTCGGAGGTCACGGTGAGCCCGGGAAGACCCAGGTCCACCCCCGAATCGCACACGGCGATCAGCACGCCCCGGCCGTCCCAATCGGGGTGGGCCTTCACGAAGTCCTTCGCTCCGATGGTCGTGGTCGAGAGGAAGGTCCAATCGAGGGGGGCCCCGGAGGCGGCCGCCGCCGCCATGGGAAGGGCCGCCGCCAGAAGGAGCCACGCGCACGTCTTCGTCTTCTGCTTCATGTTCATCTCCCCAAGGCTCGGGATACGGTTTTCAGACCGGAGGGGTTTCCCCCCACCTCCGAAGGGCGGATTTTACCACGGAGCCCGGCCCATCCCGGGCTTCGCGTTGCACCGACCAGGGTTTCTCTCGTGAAACCACCATCCCGGCCGTTTCAACCGCCACGCCTTCTTGCGGGCCGCCAGGGCGCAGGGGTTAAACGGTTCGCGCGGTTCCCCTTTCACCGGCTCGCTCGCTCCTTGGCTCCCCGCTTTCCAACTCCCTTCATCCCCTCCTCACCTCCTCACCTGCTCCCTGAGCGCTTCCCCTGGTACGGCTCTTGCTTTCCTCCGCCGGGAGGTTCGCCCGAATGCGGACGTTCTTGACCGTGAAACAGCACTTTTCGGCGGCCCACAGGCTCTTCAGGCCCGACTGGTCCCTTTCCAAGAACCGGGAAGTCTTCGGCCTGTGCGCCAATCCGAACGGCCACGGCCACAACTACGAGATCGAGGTCACCGTGGAGGGGCCCGTGAGCCCGGATACCGGCATGATCCTCGACATGAAGGCCCTCAAAGACCTCGTCCAGGCCGAGATCCTGGACAAGGTGGACCACAAGCACCTCAACCTCGACGTCCCCTTCCTCGAGGGGATCAACCCCACGGCGGAGAATCTGGCCGTGGCCTTCTGGGAGATCCTGGACGCCAGGATCCCCTCCGGGAGACTCCATGAAGTCCGAGTTCACGAAACCGACCGCAACGTCGCCTTCGTCCGCCGTTGAACCGAAGCCCGCTCCCCCGCTCCACCGGTCCGTCGGAGCCGCCGCCCTCCACCTCGCCGACGTGCGTCCGGCGGGAGCGGACCCTCTGGAGGCCCTGAACCGGTCGGTCCTGCAGGAACTGGGGGAGGACCCCTCCCGCGAGGGACTCCTGGCCACGCCGCGACGCGTGGCCAAGGCCCTGCGCTTCCTGACCTCTGGGTACGAGGCCGACCTCGCGCACATCGTGAACGGGGCGGTCTTCGCGGCGGAGGGATATCAGGAGATGGTCCTCGTGAAGGACGTGGAGTTCTACTCCCTCTGCGAGCACCACATGCTCCCCTTCTTCGGCACGGTCTCCGTGGCCTACCTNNNNNNNNNNNNNNNNNNNNNNNNNNNNNNNNNNNNNNNNNNNNNNNNNNNNNNNNNNNNNNNNNNNNNNNNNNNNNNNNNNNNNNNNNNNNNNNNNNNNTCGGCCCCATTCACCTGCTCCCCTGCTTACCTCCTCCCCTTCTCAAGACGCCCTGCAGGCGGTCCATGTACAGATAGAAGACGGGCGTGACGAAGAGCGTGAGGAACTGGGAGAAGATCAGGCCGCCCACGACGGCGAGGCCCAGGGGCCTGCGCGATTCGGCGCCCGCCCCGAATCCCAGAGCGATGGGGAGCGTTCCCATGAGGGCCGCCATGGTGGTCATCATGATGGGCCGGAAGCGGATGATGCAGGCCTCGCTGATGGCCTCCTCGGGGGTCTTGCCTTCCTTCCGCTGGGCCTCCAGCGCGAAGTCGATCATCATGATCCCGTTCTTCTTCACGAGGCCGACGAGCATGATGACGCCCACGAAGGCGTAGATGGACAGGTCCACGCCGAAGACGAAAAGGGTCACCAGCGCGCCGAAACCCGCGAAGGGCAGGGCCGACAGGATGGTCAGGGGGTGGATGAAGCTCTCGT
It encodes:
- a CDS encoding GTP cyclohydrolase I, whose translation is MKSEFTKPTATSPSSAVEPKPAPPLHRSVGAAALHLADVRPAGADPLEALNRSVLQELGEDPSREGLLATPRRVAKALRFLTSGYEADLAHIVNGAVFAAEGYQEMVLVKDVEFYSLCEHHMLPFFGTVSVAYL
- a CDS encoding 6-carboxytetrahydropterin synthase — protein: MRTFLTVKQHFSAAHRLFRPDWSLSKNREVFGLCANPNGHGHNYEIEVTVEGPVSPDTGMILDMKALKDLVQAEILDKVDHKHLNLDVPFLEGINPTAENLAVAFWEILDARIPSGRLHEVRVHETDRNVAFVRR